Genomic DNA from Chloroflexia bacterium SDU3-3:
CGTCACACCGATGGTCGAGAAGGTGATACCCAGCGCGACCGGCGCGTAGAGCTTGAGGATGCGGCGCACGCCGGGGTGGCGCAGGTCGATGGTGGGGCGGTAGGCCATGCCGCGCAGCCCCGGCAGCTGCAGCAGCACCTGCAGCCCCGCGCCCAGCAGCACGCCGAACACCAGCGCGAACGGGCCGAAGCGCGTAGCCAGCAGCGCGGCGGCGGCGATGATGCCCAAGTTGTAGGCGCTGGTGGTAAACGCGGGTAGCAGAAACTTCTGCCGCGCGTAGAGCAGCGCGGTGATCAGGCCCGAGAGGCCCATCAGCACCACGGCGGGCATCAGCCAGCGCACCATGGCCATGGCCTCGGCCCGCGCAGGGCCAGCGAAGCCGCCGCCCACCACTGTGACCACCGGCCCGGCCAGCAGCGCCAGCACGGCGGCCAGCGCGGCCAGCACCAGCAGTGCCAGGTTGATCACCGTCGAGGCGACGTGCCAGAACTCGCGCTCGTCGCCCTCGGCGTACTCGCTGAGCACCGGCACCAGGGCCGCGCTGATCGCGCCGTTGATCAGCAGGTCGTAGAGCTGGGTCGGCACGATCGAGGCGGCGGTGAAGGTGTCCACCCCCAGCCCAAAGTGCGCGCCGATCACCGACTCGCGCACAAGCCCGAGCACGCGGCTGGCGATATTTCCCGCCGCGATCAGCATGGCGGCCAGGGCGATCCGGCGCACGGTGGTGCTGGCCGTCTGCGCTGGGACGGGTTCTGTCTGTGACATAGGTTATGTAATGTTCTCTAGCAGCATGTCTACTGCTGCGGCGCGGGCTGCTCGGGGGCGGGCGTTGGTGCGGCCTGCTCCGGCGCGACGGTGGGCGCGGCCTGCTCGGGGGCGGGCGTGGGCGAGGCCTGCTCCGGCGTGGGCGCTGGCTCGCTGTTCGTCTCTTGCGGCGCGACAGTGGGCGCGGCCTGCTCCGGCGTGGCGGTCGGCGCTAGCTCGCTGTTCGTGCCCTCGGCGGCCACCGTGGGCGTGGGCTGCTCGCCGCCCACCTGCTCGGGCGCGGTGGTGGCCGCTGGCTCGCTCTCGGGGGGGAGGGGGGTGGCACCCTCGGCGGTCGGCGTGGCGCTCTCCTCGGCGGCCACCGCTGTGGCGCTGGCCTCGGGGTCGGCCAGCAGCGTGGGCACCACGGTGGCGCGCGCTGGGCCGCTGGCGTTGCGCACTGGCACCACCGTGGGCGTCGGCCCGCCGCTCACGAAGGCGGATACCAGCGACTTAAAGGCCGTCTTATTACCGATAAACAGGTAGTACGGGCTGGGCTGCTCGACCAGCATCGCGGGGCTGACCGAGTAGTGGCCGACATCGGCCATATTCACCGACGGGGCCAGCGAGGCCAGGCTCATGATCTCATCCTGCGAGAGGTCGAAGCGCACCGAGTCGCGCAGCGCGGCGGTGTACGAATCCAGGCTGGTAAGACTGGAGTAGAGGTTCTGATCGCGGATCTGCTTGAACATGGCCATCAGCACCTGCTGCTGGCGCTGCTGCCGCCCGAAGTCGCTATCGGCGTGGCGGGTGCGCGAGTAGATCAGCGCGGTCTCGCCATCCATCTTCTGCACGCCCGCATCGAAGTGGATCTTCATAATGCGCACGTCGCCCGCGTACTCATCCATCGGGTACTTATCGTCGTCGATCACCTTTGGCACATCGATGGTGATACCGCCCAGCTTATCGATCAGTGTCTTGAAGCCCTCAAAGTTAATCAGCACATAGCGATCGATCGGGATGCCCAGCAGCTTGCTGAGCGACTCTTTCGCCAGCGCAGGGCCGTAGCCAGCGCCCAGCTGCTTCTCACCCAGATAGTAGGCGGTGTTGATGCGGCGCGTATCGTTCACGCGCGGGATGGTCATCGCCAGGTCGCGGGGGAGCGAGAGCGTGGTGAAGAGCTGCTGCTGGGGATCGATATGCACCACGATCATCGAGTCGGTGCGGGCGATCTCCTCGCCGATGCGGGCGTCGGTGCCCATCAGCAGGATGTTGATCGGCGCATCGGGGCCAGGGACAAGCGTGGGGGTGGGCGACGCGGTCGGCGCGGGGCTGCCCTGGGCCACGACGGTGGGGGCGGCGGTCGGCGGCAGCTCGGTGGGCAGCACCACCGTGGGCTGGCTCATCGTCTTAAAATCACTATAGGCGCCCATCATGGCCCGCACCACAGGGACAAGGATGGCGACAATGAGGATGAAGCCTACGGCCACAATCCCCACCACAAGTCGTCGGCTTGGACGGAACATATGTCTCTCCAGTGCATATCGGCAGTGCGTCGGCGGCGATCCAGCGGCGGCGCGCTCCCCGTTCGTATGCGCTATTCCTCAGGTTGTCGGGCGATGCGCGCTCACTATACCATAGGGGTTTGCGTTCCACTCTCATAGGAAACTAATGATTGAGTGAGATACGATCTTGCTCGCGCCAGCTCACCCCCAGATCGTGTTAGGAATAGCGGCGGATAAAGCCCTTCAGGGCGGCGCAAAAAACACCAAGCGCTGTGAAGTCTCCTCCACAGCGCTTGTGGTATTGTGGATTGCCGCGTAGGCGCTAGGCCAGCTGCTCCAGCCGCGTGCGCAGCTTGGCCACCGCTGCGCGGGCCTGCTCCAGGCCGTCGCGCTCGCGCTGCACCACGGCGGGCGGGGCCTTGTCCACAAAGCTGCCGTTGGACAGCCGGCCCTCGCGCCGCGCCACATCGGCCTCGGCGGCCTCTAGCTCCTTGCCCAGGCGGGCGCGCTCGGCCCCTAGGTCGATCATGCCGGCCAGCGGGATAAACACCTCGATCTCGCCCACCACCAGGGCGGCGGCGGCCTCGGGGCGGTGGTCCACATGCTCGGCGATCACCAGCTCGGCCTCGCTCACCCTGGCCAGCCGCACGATCAGGGCGCGCTGGGCCGCGATGGTCGCGAGGCGCGGGCCAGCCACCACGGTGGCGGCGATCACCTTGGCAGGCTCGACCTTGTACTCGCTGCGCACATTGCGGATACCCACGATCAGATCCTGCACCTGCGTCCAGTCGCGCTCGGCGGCCTCGCTCACCAGCACGGCGTTGGCCTGCGGGTAGTCGGCCACCATGATCGAGTCGGGCGCGCCCGCGCCGCGCTTGTCGCGGGTCAGGTACTGCCAGGCCTCCTCGGTCACAAACGGCATGAAGGGGTGCAGCAGCCGCAGCGAGCCTTCCAGCACCTCGTAGAGCACGGCCTGAGTGCTGCGCTGCTGGGCAGCGTCGCCCTCCATCTGCACCTTGGCCAGCTCCACATACCAGTCAGCGAACTCGCTCCACAGGAAATCTTGGATCTGCCGCCCGGCCTCGCCCAGGTTGGATGCGCGCATCAGCCGGTCGACCTCGGCCAGCAGGCGGTGGTAGCGCGAGAGGATCCAGGCGTCGGCCAGCGTGCTGGGCGTGGCGGGCGCGCCCGGCTGGAAGCCGCCCAGCTTGGTGAGCACGAAGCGGGTGATATTCCAGATCTTGTTGGCGAAGTTGCGGGCCGACTCGATGCGCTGCGGGTTCAGGTTCAGATCCTGGCCCGGCGTGCCGCTGGTGGCCAGCGTGAAGCGCAGCGCGTCGGTGCCCTGCTGCTCCATCACCACCAGCGGGTTCACCACATTGCCGTACGACTTCGACATCTTGCGCCCGTGCTCATCGCGCACCAGGCCGTGCAGGTAGATGGTGTGGAAGGGGGCCTGGCCGGTCAGGTAGCAGCCCAGCATCATCATGCGGGCCACCCAGAAGAACAGGATGTCGTAGCCCGTCTCCATCATCGCCGTCGGGTAGTAGTAGGCCAGATCCTCGGTCTGCTCGGGCCAGCCCAGCGTGGAGAAGGGCCACAGGCCCGACGAGAACCATGTGTCCAGCACGTCGGCATCCTGGGTGATGCCCTCGCCCTGCGGCTCGGGGTCATCCGGCCCGGGCACGATGATCTGGCCGTCGGCGGTGTACCACACTGGGATGCGGTGGCCCCACCACAGCTGGCGGCTGATGCACCAGTCCTGGATATTCTCCAGCCAGTGGTAGTAGACCTTCTCGAAGCGCTCGGGGATGATGCGGGTGGTGCCCTCGCGCACGGCGGCCAGCGCCATGTCGGCCAGCGGCTGCATGCGCACAAACCACTGCTCGGAGAGCAGCGGCTCGATCACCTCGCCGCCGCGCTGGCTGATGCCCACCGACATGGTGTGGGGCTTGACCTCGACCAGCAGGCCCTCTTTCTCAAGGTCGGCCAGCACCTGCTTGCGCGCGTCGTAGCGGTCCATGCCCGCGTAGGGGCCGGCCTCGCTGTTCAGCGTCGCATCCTTATTCATGATGTTGATCAGCGGCAGGCTGTGGCGCTGGCCCACCTGGTAGTCGTTGGGGTCGTGCGCCGGGGTGATCTTCACCACGCCAGTGCCGAAGGCCGGGTCGGCGTGCTGGTCGGCGATCACCGGGATGGCCCGCCCGATCACCGGCAGCAGCACGCTGCGCCCGATCAGGTGCTGGTAGCGCTCGTCCTCGGGGTTCACCGCCACCGCCACGTCGCCCATCAGCGTCTCGGGGCGCGTGGTGGCCACCGTCAGGTACTCGCTGGCGAACGAGGCCCACGCGCCCTCGCCCCACGCGCCGCCCGCCGCGGCAGCCTGCCCTGCGGGCAGCACCGGGTAGCGGATGTGGTACATCGAGACGTTGCGCTCCTCGTAGTCCACCTCCAGGTCCGACACGGCGGTCTGGAGCCGGGGCGACCAGTTCACCAGGCGGGTGCCGCGGTAGATCAGGCCGTCGTCGTAGAGCTTCTTGAAGGCGGCGCGCACCGCCCGCGAGAGGCCTGGGTCGAGCGTGAAGTGCTCGCGGCTCCAGTCGCAGGATGCGCCCAGCCGCCGCAGCTGGCGGGTGATCTCGCCTCCGTACTTGGCCTTCCACTCCCAGGTGCGGCGCAGGAACTCCTCGCGGCCCACCGCGCGGCGGCTGGTGCCCTCGCGCTCCAGCATCTTCTCCACCTGCATCTGGGTGGCGATACCCGCGTGGTCGGTGCCAGGCAGCCACAGCGTCGGCTCGCCCAGCATGCGGTGCCAGCGCGTCATCACATCCTCGATGGTGACGAACATGGCGTGGCCCATGTGCAGCTCGCCGGTGACGTTGGGCGGCGGCATGGACATGACAAACGGCTTGCGGTCGGGGTTTATCTTCGGTGAGAACAGGCCGCGTGACTCCCACCACTCGTAGATGCGCTGCTCGACCTGCTGGGCCTCGTAGGCTTTGGCCATCTCGGCAGGGCGCTCGATCTCAGGGCTAGACATGGCTCAGGCTTTCTTACGCAGAATTTGACAATAAGCACTGCTGTGGATTATACCCATTTTTGCCCGAGGCGCAAAACACCACACCACCAAGGATCCGAATACCACGAAGACGCGAGGGCGCGAAGAGGAGAGAGAACCGATTCACCACCAAGACTCCAAGGGAAGAAAAGGCAGAAAAGAGCGCGGGGCCAGCCCTACCCACCTGGCCCATACGGCGAAGATGCTGCTATGGTTTTGATGGCCATATGCACGAAAGTGAGCTACCAGGCGAGAGCATCGGAACACCCAACATTGGGGGTTCCAAGGGGGCAACGCCCCATGGCGGGGTTGCTCGGGGCTGGCCCCTAGCCGCCGCCCGCGCAGGGCATCCACCACCAACCGCCTACCACCGCCATCACTGCTGGGAAACGCGTCAAAAAAGTGACACCATGTATGTGTGGGATGCCCTCTGTATGCCGCCCAGGCAACACGGCAAGATAACGCAGCCCACCAGCCTTCAATGAAACGAGAAGAAGAGAGAGAACCATGCGAGAGATAGCCGAGAACGTGTTTCAGATCCCGCTATTCCCGCGCAGCGCGGTGAACGCCTACCTGATCGGGTCGGTGCTGGTGGATGCCGGCGTGCGCTCCTCCGGCGCGGCCATCCTGCGCGCCATCGCGGGCAGGCCGCTCACCGCCCACGTGCTCACCCACGCCCACGCCGACCACCAGGGGGCCAGCGCGCAGATCTGCGCGGCGCGCGGCGTGCCGCTGTGGTGCGGCGCAGCCGACAGCGGGCGCGCGCAGTCGGGCCACGTGATCGAGGAGTACCCCAACCCAGCGGGGGCGATCGCGCGCTTTCAGCAGCGCTTCTGGGCTGGCCCGGGCCACCCCGTGGCGTGCACCCTGCGCGACGGCGACATGGTAGAGGACTTCCGCGTGATCGAGACGCCAGGCCACGCCAGCGGCCACATCGCGCTGTGGCGCGAGCGCGACGGCGTGCTGATCGCCGGGGATGTGCTGGTGAATATGGACATGCTCACCACCGCGCCCGGCCTGCACGAGCCGCCCGCCGTCTTCACCCACAACATCGCCCAGAACCGCGGCTCCATCCGCGCCGTCGCGGCGCTGCGCCCGCGTGTGGTGGGCTTCGGCCACGGCCCGGCCCTGCACGACGCCGCCCAGCTGCACGAGCTGGCCGCGCGGCTGCCGGGCGAGGCTTGATCCTTTCCACGAAGACTCCAAGGCTCGAAGGGGCGCAGCCTTCCTTCGCGGTATTCGTTCCTACTGTTCCTTGGTGTCTTGGAGGCTTGGTGGTAAACATGCCTGCCGGAAAGCGCGGCCTCATTGCGGGGGCGGCGCGGCTTCGCTATAATCAGCCCTGCTGCATCCGCCCGCCCGCACACCAGGTCCGCCTGTGGCCCTGGCGCACACGCAATGAACGAATCTGCCAACACCACCGATGTCGCATTCGAGCAGGCCGACCAGGCGCTAGGCGCGCTGGAGCAGCGCCTGCGCACCGAGGCCGCCGCCCACCCCGCCCGCCAGGCCGCGCTGGCCGCCGCCCAGGGCGAGGCCGCCGCCGTGCGCGCGCGGCTCCAGCGCGCCGCGCGTGCGCTGGCCTCCGGCCAGGCCGCGCCGCAAGGCCTGTGGTGGCGCATGCCGCCGCTGGCTGGCGCGTCGCTGCCGCCCGCCTTCACCACCCCGCTGCTCACGCTGCTGCTGGTGGTGCTGCTCATCCTCGGCCAGATGGCCGTGGCCCAGATCACCCCGCAGGATGCGGGCATCTACCTGCCGATATTTGCCATCCTCACGCTGGCCGCGCTGGCCCTAGCGCTCTACGCCGGGCTGCGCCGCCCCAGCGCCGGGGGCCAGATCGCCGCCGAGCCTGGCCAGCGCTTCCCGCTGCTGATCTTTGTGGGTGTGCTAGCGCTGGCCGCCGTGCTGCGCGGGCTGGGACTCGGCCAGTTCCCCTACCGCGTGGATGGCGACGCCGCCGCCTTCGCCAAGTACGCCTACGAGTTTCTGCAGCCCAACGAGCACCAGCTGTTCGAGACAGGCTGGATGGGCCACACCCATCTCTATTTCACGCTGGAGTCGCTTATCCTGCGCGTGTTTGGGCCGACGATCCTGGGCATGCGGGTGTTTAGCGCCATCGGGGGCACCCTGGGTGTGGGCGCGATCTTCCTGCTGGGGCGCTCGCTGTTCGGCAACCGCGTGGCCTGCTTCGCCGCACTGTGCGCGGCCTGCCTGCCCTTCGACCTGGTGTTCTCGCGCATCGGCACCGAGGTCATCCACCTTAGCTGGCTGGCCCCGCTGGTCATCTGGGGCATCTGGGAGGGCTGGAAGAGGCGCTCGTGGCCGCTGTTTCTCGCCGCCGGTCTGGTGCTTGGCCTCAGCCAGTACTTTTACCCCGGCGCGCGCCTGCTACCCCTTCTGGCCGTGGCCCAGGTGGGCGTGCTGGCAATCACCCAGGGGCCGCTGCGCCAGCTGCCGTGGCGGCGCGGGCTGGCCGCCGCAGGCATCATTCTGCTCGGCTTCGTGCTGATCTACGCGCCGATGATCTTCTACTACATCGGCAGGCCCGACACCTACACCGCGCGCATGAATACGGTGAGCGTGCTGGCCCCCGGCTGGATCGCAGGCCAGCTGGACAAGCAGCCCTGGTACGAGCTGCTGGCCAAACAGCTCGGCATGTCGTTCTTTCCCTTCCTCTACCCGGTGCGCGGGCCGGCCATGTGGTGGATGTGGCCGCAGTTCCTAGGGCCGGTCGACGCGGTGCTGTTCGCGCTGGGCCTGATCGGCATTCTGATCGGGCGGCAGGTGGCGCTGTGGGTGCGGCTGCTGTTCGCCAGCTACTTCGTGCTGGGCTGCCTGCTGGGCGGCGTGCTCACCAACGACACGCCGATGCCCAGCCGCTACGCGATCTTCATACCGCTGGTGGCGCTGGGCATTGGCGTGGGCATCGAGCAGCTGCTGCGGGCCGCTGGCGGGCTGCTGCCCACGCGGGCGCGCGGGGCGATGCTGGCGATCGCGCCGCTGGCGCTGGCGGCCTACGCGGCAGTCAACCTGGGGCTGTACATCAAGCACGACACCGATTCGCTGTGGATCACCACCGAGCCAGATCAGGCCGCGTCGTTTCTGGCCCGCTACCTGGAGAAGCTGCCGGACGGGCCCTACCATATCACCTACCTAGCCACGCCCGACTCCTACTTCGAGGCCAACCCCGCGCTGCCGCTGATCAGCCAGCGCGCCGCCACCAACATCCCGCTAGATGCCAGCTGCCAGCAGATCGCCGCCAGTATGCAGCCGGGCGAGAATGTGATCATGGCCACCGGCAGGCGCATCGGCGAGCTGTACGACATCTACCGCCGCCTGCCCGAGGCCGAACCGGCCAAGTTCACCGCCCCAGGCGATTTCGACCGGGCCATGGCGCTGCGGCTCACCGTGCCCGAGGGCGGCATCGAAGGCAGGCTGTGCCCCTAGCCCTCGCGGCGCTACAGCACATCCGAGATCGGTCGCACCTCAAGGCCTAGCTCGGCCAGGCGGTCGAGGATCTGCGGCAGCGCGGCGGCGGTGGGCGCAAGCCCACAGTGCGCCAGAATGATCGCGCCGCGCAGCTGCTCGGGCGGCAGGTGCCCCGTGACCCGCTCAAGCAGGAACTCGGGTGTCTTCGGCTTGCCCACCGAGTCCAGGCTGTCAAAGGTCCAGTAGATCGGCAGGTAGCCCTCGCCCACGGCGACGCGCAGCACGCGCTCGTCGTACGCCCCGAAGGGCGGGCGGAAGAACGGGCGGATGCTGGCAGCCTCGCCTGCGGCCTGATGCAGCAGCGCCTCGGTCTCGGCTAGCTCGCGCCGGATGCTGGCGTCGTCCAGCGTGGTGAGGTCGGGGTGGTCCAGCGTGTGGTTGCCGATCTCGTGGCCGTCGGCAACGATCTGCCGCGTCAGCTCGGGGTTCTCACGGATCCATTTGCCGGTGAGGAAGAAGGTGATGTGCGCGTGCCGCGCGCGCAGGGCCGCCAGCACCTCGGGCACGTTCTCCGCCGTGCCTCCGGCATCGAGCGTCAGCGCCACCCAGGGCATGTCGCCGCGCCCGCGTCGCACCAGCGGCGGCGGGGAGGGCTGGCCGCCGCCCTTGCCTTCCAGCTGAGGGATGATCAAAGGGTGCCCGGGCTTGGGGGCTTGCTGTAGGCGGTTGTAGCGTGCGATCAGCGCCGCGTCGCTGGCCAGCGACGCAGCCACAGCTTCCAGCGTCTCACCGCTGGCGAGGACATGGGATGTGTAGCCGCTGATCGCGGCGGGCGTGGGTTCCGCTGTGGCGGTAGGGCTTGGCTGCGCCGTGGCCGTGGGGCTTGGCCGCGCCGTGGCGCTAGCCGTGGGCGCGGCGCTCGTAGCCATGGGCCGCGCCGTGGCGCTGGCGGGCGGCGGCGCGGGAGCCTCGGCGGGCGTGCCGCGTGCGAAGTAGACCGCCGTGCTGGCCGCCGCCACCACCAGCCCCACCAACAGATGCTGTGAGCGACGCGTGGCCATGGCCTAGGGGATGACCAGCTCTTGGCCCACGCGCAGCGAGTCGGCTTGCTCGGCGGTCAGCCCGTTGGCGGCCAGCAGATTGGCCACGCTCACATTGAACTGCTCGGCGATACTTTTCA
This window encodes:
- a CDS encoding valine--tRNA ligase, whose amino-acid sequence is MSSPEIERPAEMAKAYEAQQVEQRIYEWWESRGLFSPKINPDRKPFVMSMPPPNVTGELHMGHAMFVTIEDVMTRWHRMLGEPTLWLPGTDHAGIATQMQVEKMLEREGTSRRAVGREEFLRRTWEWKAKYGGEITRQLRRLGASCDWSREHFTLDPGLSRAVRAAFKKLYDDGLIYRGTRLVNWSPRLQTAVSDLEVDYEERNVSMYHIRYPVLPAGQAAAAGGAWGEGAWASFASEYLTVATTRPETLMGDVAVAVNPEDERYQHLIGRSVLLPVIGRAIPVIADQHADPAFGTGVVKITPAHDPNDYQVGQRHSLPLINIMNKDATLNSEAGPYAGMDRYDARKQVLADLEKEGLLVEVKPHTMSVGISQRGGEVIEPLLSEQWFVRMQPLADMALAAVREGTTRIIPERFEKVYYHWLENIQDWCISRQLWWGHRIPVWYTADGQIIVPGPDDPEPQGEGITQDADVLDTWFSSGLWPFSTLGWPEQTEDLAYYYPTAMMETGYDILFFWVARMMMLGCYLTGQAPFHTIYLHGLVRDEHGRKMSKSYGNVVNPLVVMEQQGTDALRFTLATSGTPGQDLNLNPQRIESARNFANKIWNITRFVLTKLGGFQPGAPATPSTLADAWILSRYHRLLAEVDRLMRASNLGEAGRQIQDFLWSEFADWYVELAKVQMEGDAAQQRSTQAVLYEVLEGSLRLLHPFMPFVTEEAWQYLTRDKRGAGAPDSIMVADYPQANAVLVSEAAERDWTQVQDLIVGIRNVRSEYKVEPAKVIAATVVAGPRLATIAAQRALIVRLARVSEAELVIAEHVDHRPEAAAALVVGEIEVFIPLAGMIDLGAERARLGKELEAAEADVARREGRLSNGSFVDKAPPAVVQRERDGLEQARAAVAKLRTRLEQLA
- a CDS encoding MBL fold metallo-hydrolase yields the protein MREIAENVFQIPLFPRSAVNAYLIGSVLVDAGVRSSGAAILRAIAGRPLTAHVLTHAHADHQGASAQICAARGVPLWCGAADSGRAQSGHVIEEYPNPAGAIARFQQRFWAGPGHPVACTLRDGDMVEDFRVIETPGHASGHIALWRERDGVLIAGDVLVNMDMLTTAPGLHEPPAVFTHNIAQNRGSIRAVAALRPRVVGFGHGPALHDAAQLHELAARLPGEA
- a CDS encoding polysaccharide deacetylase family protein encodes the protein MATRRSQHLLVGLVVAAASTAVYFARGTPAEAPAPPPASATARPMATSAAPTASATARPSPTATAQPSPTATAEPTPAAISGYTSHVLASGETLEAVAASLASDAALIARYNRLQQAPKPGHPLIIPQLEGKGGGQPSPPPLVRRGRGDMPWVALTLDAGGTAENVPEVLAALRARHAHITFFLTGKWIRENPELTRQIVADGHEIGNHTLDHPDLTTLDDASIRRELAETEALLHQAAGEAASIRPFFRPPFGAYDERVLRVAVGEGYLPIYWTFDSLDSVGKPKTPEFLLERVTGHLPPEQLRGAIILAHCGLAPTAAALPQILDRLAELGLEVRPISDVL